Part of the Sphingopyxis sp. 113P3 genome, TCGACCCCTTCTTCCGCACGGGCGCACAAGGACCGGCAAGCGCGACCATTACCTCGCTCGGCCTTACGCTCTATGGCATCAACATCAACGAAGCGACGGGCGGCGGCTCGGCGATCATTGCGGGCGAAGATGGAGTGCAGGCGAGCTACGCCGTGGGCGAAGAGATCGCCCCCGGGGTCCGTCTCGCCAGCGTCGCATTCGATCACGTCACCCTCGATCGAGGCGGCGCGCGTGAGAGCCTGTTCCTCGACCAGAGCGGCGACGCTGCGGTCTCCGCTTCGGTGTTGCCCGCGCCGACACCCGGGATCGGGGTCCCACCGGCAGCAGGCGGGACCGGAGGCGAATTGACGGCTGAGGCGATCAAAGCGGGGGTTGCCTTTGCGCCGCGCAGCGAAAACGGCCGGGTGACGGGGCTCGTCGTCCAGCCGCAGGGCGACGGTGCGGCCTTCCGAGCCTCCGGACTGCGTCCCGGGGACGTGATCCGCTCGGTAGGCGGCCGCCCGATCGGCTCCGCGGGCGACGCCGCGGTCATTGCCAACCAGTTGACGCCCGGCGCACGCATCTCGCTTGAGGTCGAGCGCGGCGCCAATGTCGTTCCCGTCGCGATCTTCCTGTCGAAACAATAGGGTTTATGCGTCTCAAACTGTCCTTGATGCTCGCCGCCGCACTGGCTTCTGCCGCCCCGGCGCCGTTGCTTGCCCAATATACGTTGAATGTCCGCGACGCCGACATTCGCGCCTTCATTCAGGATGCGGCGCGGGTTACCGGGCGCACCTTCGTGATCGACGGACGCGTCAACGGCAAGGTATCGGTGGTCACCGACCGACCGCTGTCGCGCAGCGAATATTTCGAAATCTTTCTTGCGACCTTGCGCTCGAACGGGCTCGTGGCGGTGCCTGGGCCCAACGGCAGCTATCGCATCCAGCCGATCGACGGCGCGGCGTCGCAGCCTGGCCGCATCGGAAGCGCGCGTGCCGCCCAAAACCAGTTTGTGACCGAGATTATCCGCCTGCGGCACATTGATGCGGTGTCGGCGGTCGAAACCCTGCGCCCGCTCGTGAGCCCGCAAGGATCGCTGACTGCGAACCGCAATGCCAACAGCCTCGTCGTCGCCGACTTCGCCGACAATATCCGGCGCATCCGCGCGCTTGCGGCCAGCATCGACCGCGACAGTTCGACAAGCCAGATCGTCACACTCAAAAATGCCGGTGCGCGCGAGATTGCGGCAGCGCTCCAGGCGCTGGTTCCTGCCGCCGGCGAGGGGGCGCAGGCACCGGTTGCGATCGTTCCGATCGATAGCAGCAACGCAATCGCGCTGAGGGGTGACCAGGCGCTGGTCGCCCGCTTCGTCGCGATGGCGAATGATCTTGACCGCAAGGCGGCGGGCGGCACCGAGCTGCGCGTCTACTGGCTCGAACATGCCAATGCCGAAACCCTGCTCCCAACGTTGCAGCAACTTGTGGGAGGCGGCAGCGATCCCGCACAGAAGGCGGGACTGTCCCCCGCCTCGTCCTCCTCTTCCGACGCAGGCGGCGGTGCGGCGGCCGCGGCCGCTGCGGTGCCTGTCCCGACAAGCGCTTCGGGGGGCAGCATCGCGGCGCGTGGCCCCGCGATCGTCACCCGCTACGAAGGCGCCAATGCGATCATCGTCGCTGCCAATGCCGATGTGCAGCGCCAGCTTGGCGAGTTGATCCGGCAGCTCGACACCCGGCGTCCGCAGGTGCTGGTCGAGGCGATCGTGGTCGAGATCGGCGACGATGCGGCAAGGAAGCTCGGCGTCCAGTTCCTTCTCGGTGGCAAGAACATTCCCTTCGCCGCGACGAGCTACAGCAATGCCTCGCCCAACATTTTGACGCTTGGCGGCGCCTATGCCGCGCACGAGCTCTCACAGGAAACGACGACGGTGAACGGCGACACCATCGTGACCCAGCAGAACAGCTCGCTCGGCAACAGCCTGCAGGAGGCCGCTGCAGCGTCGCTCCTCTCGGCGACCGGCGGTTTTGCGGGCTTTGCGGGGGACATCGGAAAGAATACCGTCTTTGGGGCGATCATCAACGCAGTGAAATCCGACACCACGTCAAACCTGCTGGCAACCCCGCACATCGTCACGCTCGACAACCAGCAGGCGAGGTTTCTCGTGGGTCAGGAGGTGCCGATCACCACCGGCGAGGCGCTCTCCGACAATTTCGACAATGCCTTCCGCACCGTCCAGCGCGAGGAGGTCGGCATCAAGCTCGAGGTCACACCGCAGGTCAACGGCGCGGGCGAGGTCAAGATGTTCATCCGCCAG contains:
- the gspD gene encoding type II secretion system secretin GspD, giving the protein MRLKLSLMLAAALASAAPAPLLAQYTLNVRDADIRAFIQDAARVTGRTFVIDGRVNGKVSVVTDRPLSRSEYFEIFLATLRSNGLVAVPGPNGSYRIQPIDGAASQPGRIGSARAAQNQFVTEIIRLRHIDAVSAVETLRPLVSPQGSLTANRNANSLVVADFADNIRRIRALAASIDRDSSTSQIVTLKNAGAREIAAALQALVPAAGEGAQAPVAIVPIDSSNAIALRGDQALVARFVAMANDLDRKAAGGTELRVYWLEHANAETLLPTLQQLVGGGSDPAQKAGLSPASSSSSDAGGGAAAAAAAVPVPTSASGGSIAARGPAIVTRYEGANAIIVAANADVQRQLGELIRQLDTRRPQVLVEAIVVEIGDDAARKLGVQFLLGGKNIPFAATSYSNASPNILTLGGAYAAHELSQETTTVNGDTIVTQQNSSLGNSLQEAAAASLLSATGGFAGFAGDIGKNTVFGAIINAVKSDTTSNLLATPHIVTLDNQQARFLVGQEVPITTGEALSDNFDNAFRTVQREEVGIKLEVTPQVNGAGEVKMFIRQEVSSVAGPVSSRNAELILNKRSFETVLTVDDGEMFAIGGLLNDDERRTIERIPLLSDIPLIGELFKSRSRSRAKTNLMVFIRPTILRNRADNAALTARRYGYIRDFQLQRNPDREPAIDALVRDYLGTVPPAPSAPSAADVTIAPAAPLPVDIPPSAGAEGEQP
- a CDS encoding type II secretion system protein N encodes the protein MATLMPGSAIRLPRALPAFLRPRSRSARALVPHLILLLIGSLLVWQCVRLLWALIVPLSPLGAWQSQTAAIAPPAERHALFAGFDPFFRTGAQGPASATITSLGLTLYGININEATGGGSAIIAGEDGVQASYAVGEEIAPGVRLASVAFDHVTLDRGGARESLFLDQSGDAAVSASVLPAPTPGIGVPPAAGGTGGELTAEAIKAGVAFAPRSENGRVTGLVVQPQGDGAAFRASGLRPGDVIRSVGGRPIGSAGDAAVIANQLTPGARISLEVERGANVVPVAIFLSKQ